CCGCGAATACCGTGTGTTCAGCGGCAGTTGGAAAGGCGTGCCGGTCGCCGTCGCCTCACACGGCGTGGGCGGCCCCGGTGCGATCCTGCTGTTCCAGGAGCTGGCGGACGCGGGAGTCGGCACGATCCTGCGGTTCGGCACCGCGGGCGCGATGAAGCCCGGGATCGGCGACGGCGATCTCGTCATCGCGGAGGCGGCCGTACGGGACGACGGGGTCACCCAGCAGCTGCTGCCGCCCGAGTACCCGGCGGTGTCGGCGCCCGAGGCGGTCCTCGCGCTCCAGCGCGCGGCCCGTGAGACCGGGGCCCCGCACCACCGGGGCATCGTCTGGACACGGGCGGCCTTCCAGCCCGGGCTCCTCCCCCTCTTCTCCTACGACGGCGCCGGGCTCGCGGCGATCGAGATGGAGCTGTCGGCGCTGCTGGTCACCGCCTCGCTGCGAGGGCTCGTCGCCGGTGGTGTGCTCGTGATCGACGGGGCGAACGCGGACGAGCTGGTGGACGAGGAGGGCACCAGCGTCTACGACCCGCACCGGGACGTCGTCGCGGCCGGTGTCGAGCGGGGTGCGGTGGTCTCCCTGGAGGCGCTGCGGCTGCTCGCCGAGGGGGACACACGGTGAACATCGACCTGTTGGTGCACGGCGGTGCCGTTCTGACGGTCGACGAGGACGGAGGCGTTGTTCACAACGGGGCCGTCGGGGTGCACGAGGGCGAGATCGTCGCCGTCGGTCCAGCGGAAGAGCTGTGTACGCGGTTCACAGCCGATGAGTCCATTGACTCGAGCGGTTGCCTGGTTCTGCCCGGGCTCGTCAACACGCACACCCACCTGGCGATGACCCTGCTGCGGGGCCGCGCCGACGACGTGACCCTCCAGGAGTTCCTGGAGCGGGTGCTGCCCGCGGAGGCCGAGCTGCTCGCGCCGAAGAACGTGGCGGCGGCCGTGCGGCTGGCGATCGCCGAGAGCGTACGGGCCGGGGTGACCTCGGCGCTCGACATGTACTGGTTCCACGAGGCGGCCGAACGGGCCGCGCGGGAGGCGGGCTGGCGGCTCCACTCGGGCCCCACCTTCATGGACGTACCGGAGCCGCCCGACGGTCTCGCGTACGAGCAGCGGCACGCGTGGGCCCGGCGGGATCTGGAGGCGCGGGGGTCGGCCCACGCCGGCCGCCGTCCCGTCGTCTTCGCGCACTCCACTTACACCCTCTCCCCCGACCAGCTCACCGAGGTCGCCGCCCTGGCACGGGAGTTCGGGGCGTTGCTGCACATCCACGCGGCGGAGAACGCCACCGAGGTCGCCACCGTCGAGGAGCGGTACGGCAAGCGGCCGGTCGAACTGCTCGCCTCGCTCGGGCTGCTCGGCCCCGACCTGCTGCTCGCGCACGCCGTGGACCTCACCGGGCCGGAGATCGCGGCGCTGGCCCGCACCGGCACCTCGGTGGCCCACTGTCCGGTCTCGAACCTGAAGCTGGGCTGCGGGATCGCGCCCGTGCCGCGGCTGCTGAGCGCCGGGGTGACCGTCGGGCTCGGCACGGACGGAGCCGTCAGCTCCAACTCGCTGGACGTGCTGGGCGCCGTCCGGCAGGCGGCACTGGTGCACAAGGCGGACGGCGACCCGACGGCGGTCGGCGCCGAGCAGGCCGTACGCATGGCGACGATCGAGGGCGCGCGGGCGCTGGGGCTCGGGGAGCACCTGGGATCGCTGGAGGCCGGCAAACGCGCCGATCTGATCGTCCTTGACCTGAACGCGCCGCACCTGCGGCCGCTGCACGACCCGTGGTCGACTCTGGCGTACGCGGCGCACTCGGCGGACGTCCGGGACACCGTCGTGGACGGGCGGGTGCTGATGCGGGACCGGGAGCTGCGCACGCTCGACGAGCGGGCCGTGATCGCCGATCTGGAGGCTCTCGTCCGAGCAGACCTCATAATGAGCTGAGACATCCGACGTCTCAGCGCGATGCGGGGCGAGAAGGAGGCCGACATGGCTGTCACCGACGAGGCGATCGAGAAGATCAAGGGAATGATCGTCTCCGGCGCGCTGCGCCCCGGCGACCGGCTCCCCAAGGAGAGCGAGCTCGCCTCCGAGCTGGGGCTGTCCCGCAACTCGCTGCGCGAGGCCGTGCGGGCGCTGTCGCTGATCCGCATCCTGGACGTACGGCAGGGCGACGGCACGTATGTGACCAGCCTGGATCCGCAACTCCTGCTGGAGGCGATGAGCTTCGTCGTCGACTTCCACCGCGACGACACGGTCCTGGAGTTCCTGGCCGTGCGGCGCATCCTGGAGCCGGCCGCCACGGCGATGGCCGCCTCCCGGATCAGCGAGCAGCAACTCGACGCGCTCTCCGCCCAGCTGGACAGGCTCGGCGACAGCCCCTCGGTGGAGGAGCTGGTGGCCTCGGACCTCGACTTCCACCGCGGGATCGTGCAGAGCTCCGGAAACTCCGTCCTGTGCTCGCTGCTTGACGGGCTGTCAGGTCCCACCACACGGGCCCGGATCTGGCGTGGGCTGACCCAGGAGGACGCGGTCAGCCGCACCCTGCACGAGCACCGCGCGATCCTCGCCGCCCTGCGCGACCGGGACGGCGAGGCGGCCCGGTCGTGGGCGACGGTGCACATCGCGAGCGTGGAGCAGTGGCTGCGTTCCACGCTGTGAGTTTCGCGGCGGGGACTGTAGGGGTGCGCGTCGACGTGCGGGTGCCGGCTCGTTGTGGCTGGTCGCGCCCACGCGGCGGAGCCACATATGGACATGGCCCGCGCCCCTGAGGTCGGGATGGCCCCGGGGCGAGGCCCGGGTGTTTCAGGGTGGCGAACGGGGCAGTGATCCGTTCACTCCCCCGTGCAAGGGGGCTGCGGGCGCCCCCGCCGGACGCCGTAAGGTTGGTGCGTTAAGCGAGGGCACGTCGGAAGGAGGCGCTGGGTGATCGAGCTCGAGGGGGTTCCCGAGCTGATCGACCCGGTCATGGTGGCCGCGTTCGAGGGCTGGAACGACGCCGGCGACGCCGCCTCCACCGCGGTCGCACATCTGGACAAGGAGTGGAAGGGCGAGGTGTTCGCGGCGCTCGACGCCGAGGACTACTACGACTTCCAGGTGAACCGCCCCACCGTGTGGCTGGACGGCGGAGTGCGCAAGATCACGTGGCCGACGACAAGGTTGTCGGTGGTCCGCGTCGGCGGCGACAAGCCGCGCGATCTCGTACTCGTCCGAGGAATCGAACCGTCGATGCGATGGCGCTCGTTCTGCAACGAGCTGCTGGGCTTCGCCCACGAACTGGGCGTGGAGCTGGTGGTGATCCTGGGCGCGCTGCTCGGCGACACCCCGCACACCCGCCCTGTTCCGATCAGCGGGACCACGTCCGATGCGGACCTGGCCCAGCGGATGGACCTGGAGGAGACCAAGTACGAGGGCCCCACAGGCATCGTCGGCATCCTCCAGGAGGCCTGCACTCACGCGGGCGTGCCCGCGGTGTCGCTGTGGGCGGCCGTACCGCACTACGTGTCGCAGCCGCCGAACCCGAAGGCGACGCTGGCCCTCCTGAACCGTCTGGAGGACCTGATCGACGTACGGATCCCGCTGGGCGAGCTGGCCGAGGACGCGCGCGCCTGGCAGGTGGGCGTGGACCAGCTGGCCGCCGAGGACACCGAGGTCGCGGAGTACGTCCAGACGCTGGAGGAGGCCCGGGACACCGCGGAGCTGCCGGAGGCCTCGGGCGAGGCGATCGCCCGGGAGTTCGAGCGGTATCTGCGGCGCCGGGACGGCGGCCAGCCGGGGCAGCCGGGCGGTCACGCGACCGCGGACGGCAGTGACAGCGCGGCCTATCTGCGGGACAGCCCCAGCGGTCGGGCGAAGCCTCCCAGGCCGCCGAAGCCGGAGACTGAGGCCGCGACGGAACCGGAGACGGACGACGAGGACTCGTCGTCGGAGGACTGACCCGAGGACCGGGCCGGTGAGGGCGGTGCGCTGGATGCGCGCCGCCCTCAGCCGTGTCAGGACTGTCGCACCGCCACCGCGTCGTACTCGGTGGTGGGCGTCGGCTCCACGTCGAAGCGCGCGTTGGGCAGATACAGGCGACTGCCCCAGGCCGCCACCGTCGTCGGGATGCGGAAGCGCGGGTCGGTGATGCGGGTGATCGCGGTACCCCGGGTGCCGGCGTCGTTCAGCCGGAACACGTCGATCGCGTTCTGCTGCTGCTGGACGGCGTAGAGGATCCGGCCGAGCAGGAGCAGGCCGTCGCCGTTGGGCAGTTTCGCCGCGCCCAGGTCGACGGCACGGGCGGCGCCGGTGCGCGGGTCGACCCGCATGAGGCTGCCGCCGTTCGCGTAGGCGTTCACCACGAGCAGGGCGCGGCCGTCGGGGGTGCGCTCGATGCCGTTGGCCGTGAAGTCGGGCCCCTGCTGCCAGTCGCCGGTCAGCGGTACGGTCGTCACCGCGCCCCTGGCGAGCTTGTAGAGCACCGGCTTGAAGGAGTCGGTGAACCAGGCGGCGCCCGGGGTGAGGATCACGTCGTTCACGAAGTTGCCGCCGGTGGCGTACACCTGCTCGGTCTCGCCGGAGCGGGCGTCGACGGTCCGGATCTCGCCGCTGTCGCCGCCGGCGAGGAAGAGTCTGCCGTGCCGGTTGATCTTCAGGCCGACCGTCGGGCGTCCGGCGCCCTTGGCGACGATCTTGCCGCGGCCGGTGGCGAGGCTCGCCCGGTAGATGGCTCCGTTCGCGAGGGAACCGAAGTAGGCGTATGGCTGGGAACCGATGGTGATGCCCTCAGGCTGGAAGCCGTCGGGGAGGGGGAACTGCGCGGGCCACGCGGCGTGCCGGGTCTCGGCCGCGTGCGCGGTGCCACCGAGCAGGGCTGCTCCGGTCAGCGCGGCGGTCGTGGTCAGGAGTGTGCGACGTGCGAAGGAACGGTCTGCGAGTGCCACGGTGCGTCCTTCCGCAAGGGGCCGGCGCACGGCCGGCCGAACGGGCGAGCGAAGCTCCCACCCCATCACATGACGGCTGTCTCCACAGCCTTCGGCCGGATTGTGACGTGACATCGGTTGCGGAAGGGTTGCACCCGTTACCCAATTCAACTTGTTTCCAAGCCGAGTTGGCGAACGTGGGCTGGACGGTCCGCCGTTGTGGTGCGTGGCATGACCGGAGCGTGACAGACGAAGGGGCGCTTCCCTCCGCGGGGAGGAAGCGCCCCTTCCTTACGGCCCTTACGGCCTCCTAGAGGGCCACGCCGAGCAGCGCGTCCACCGCACGTGTCACCACGCCGGGCGCGCCCATGTCGGCACCGCCCCGCTCCTCCTGCGCGGCGGCCCAACGGTCGACGGCGGCCAGCGCGGTGGGGGCGTCCAGGTCGTTCGCGAGGGCCGCGCGGATCTCCTCGACGAGCGTCTCGGCGGGCGGACCGTCGGGCCGGGAGACGGCGGCACGCCAGCGGCCCAGCCGGTCCACGGCGTCCTGGAGGACCTGGTCGGTCCACTCCCAGTCGGCCCGGTAGTGGTGGGCGAGCAGCGCCAGCCGGATGGCGGCGGGGTCGACCCCCTCGCGCCGCAGCTGCGACACGAAGACCAGGTTGCCCTTGGACTTGGACATCTTCTCGCCGTCGAGGGCGACCATGCCGGCGTGGACGTACGCCTTGGCCATGGGGAACTCGCCGGTCAGCACCTGGGCGTGGGAGGCGCCCATCTCGTGGTGCGGGAAGGCGAGGTCGGAGCCGCCGCCCTGGACGTCGAAGGTCATGCCGAGGTGGTCGAGGGCGATCGCGACGCACTCGATGTGCCAGCCGGGGCGTCCCCGGCCGAGCGAGGCGCCGTCCCAGCTGGGCTGGCCCTCGCGGGCGGCCATCCACAGCATCGGGTCCAGCGGGTTCTTCTTGCCCGGACGGTCCGGGTCGCCGCCGCGCTCGGCGGACAGCAGCCGCATGGCGGCCGCGTCGAGGTTCGAGACCCTGCCGAAGTTCGGGTCGGACTCGACGGAGAAGTAGACGTCCCCTTCGAGCTCGTACGCGGCACCGGCGTCCCGCAGCCGCTCGACGAGCGGCACGATTCCGGGTATCGCCTCGACCGCGCCGATGTAGTGCTGCGGGGGCAGCATCCGCAGGGCGGTCATGTCCTCGCGGAAGAGGGCCGTCTCCTTCTCGGCGAGGGCGGCCCAGTCGAGGCTGTCCCGCTCGGCGCGCTCGAGGAGCGGGTCGTCGATGTCGGTGACGTTCTGGACGTAGTGAACCTGGCGCTTGGTGTCGAGCCACACGCGCTGCACGAGGTCGAACGCGTTGTAGGTCGCCGCGTGCCCCATGTGGGTGGCGTCGTACGGCGTGATGCCGCAGACGTAGAGACGGGCGACAGGACCGGGGTCGAGGGAGACCAAGCCACCGGTCGCGGTGTCGTGGATCCTCAGGTCGCGGCCCTGACCAGGCAGGGCGGGGACCTCGGAAGCGGGCCAGGCATGCATGTCATGAGCCTAACCGGACGGATGTTCCGTATACGAACCGGACCGGGCCGGATGGCCGGTAAGGCCTTCTTGCGCGGTACGGGCCTGTGTGCAGTGTGCTGCTAAACGGGCGGCCAGGGAATGGCCGGCCACTCACCGCTCGGTTCCGGGTGCTTCCCGGAGTCCAGCAGCGCATCGACACGCGCGCGCGTGGCGTCGAGTTCGGCGGCGGTGATCAGTACGGCAAGACGCCGGGCGAGCGCTCCGGAGGGGCCGAGCGTCTCCTTGAGGCTCCTGAGGACGTCGACCGCCTCTCCCGTCAGGGGTTCCCCGGCCCAGCCCCACAGGAGCGTGCGGAGCTTGTTCTCGGTGTTGAAGGTCACTCCGTGGTCGATGCCGTAGAGACGGCCGCCCTCGGCGGGCAGCAGATGGCCGCCCTTGCGGTCCGCGTTGTTGATCACCCGCGTCGAGGACCGCGAGCCGGCGCAGCCGCTCGTCGTCCGCGTGCACCAGGAGCGCGGTCCTGCCTTCGTCGACCTCGGCGAGGCCGATGGCCTTCCAGCCGGGCTCGGGTTCCTCGGCGTCGACCAGGGCGAGCAGTTCACTGCCCGGCACGCCCTCGATCCACAACTGGCACATGCCCTCGCCGTAGGGTCCGTCCCGCAGCACGGTGGGCGGCACCAGGCCCCAGCCGGTCGCCTCGGACACCTCGTACGCGGCGACCTCGCGCTGGGCGAGGGTGCCGTCCGGGAAGTCCCAGAGGGGCCTCTCGCCGCGGACCGGCTTGTAGACGCAGAGGACCTCCTGGCCGTCGTGGGAGACGGAGCAGTGCAGCACCGCGTTGGACGCGTCCCGGATCTGTCCGCGAACCGTCAGCTCACCCCTGGCGAGCAGCTCTGCCGCGGTCACGCTCCGCGGCGGTATCCGTTCTGGCGCGGACATACGTGTCCTTCCGGGTCGAGCGGGAGGCTGCACAGCGGGCACGGCGGCCGCCCGGCGTTGACGACGTCCAGGGCACGCTTGGCGAAGGCTCTGGCCTGCGCGCCGGTGAGCCGGACCCGCAGCATCGGGGGTCCGTTCTCCTCGTCCTGGAGGAGTTTCTCCTCGGCCTCGGCGAGGTCCTCCTCGGACTCGGCCTCCAGCTCCACGAGGGCCTGCGCCTCGACGATCATGCGCTGCTCCTCGCCGTCCCAGGCGAGGGCCATGGTGCCGACCCGGAACTCCTCCTCGATGGGGGTGTCGAGGGGGGCGGTGTCGGCGACCTCGGTGGGCGACACGGCCGGCACCGGGGCGCTGCCGCCGCTGCGGCGCACGACCTCGTCGAGGAGTTCTTCCATCCGCTCGGCGAGAGCGGCCACCTGCGTCTTCTCCAGGGCCACGCTGGTCACTCGGGGGCCGGCCGTGGCCTGGAGGAAGAACGTACGGCGCCCGGGCAGTCCGACCGTGCCGGCCACGAAGCGGTCCGGCGGGTCATAGAGGAACACCTGACGGGACACGTCCTGTCTCCATTGGATTCGTGAGTACGGGAACGTCCATGCGTGAACGCGCTTGTGTGAACCGCTTCACCCTACTGCGCCCGACGATCACGGTGCGCCCGCACCACCACCGACAGGGGCGTCACCGCCCGCGGCCTCCTCGCGCGGCACCAGGGACGCGAAGTCACCGGTGTCGCCGAGGCGGACGAGAAACGGCCTCAGACGTGTGTATCGGATGACAGTGATGGAACACGGTTCGACAGAGATCCTCTGGAAGAGGTCGAGATGAAGACCCAGTGCGTCCGCGACGAGCGACTTGATGATGTCGCCGTGCGAGCACATCAGGTAGACGGCGTCGGCCCCGTGATCGCGCTCCACGCGCGCGTTCCACTCGCGTACGGCCTCCGCCGCGCGCGTCTGCATCGCTCGCATGGACTCGCCGCCGGGAAACGCGGCCGCCGACGGATGCGCCTGGACGACCTCCATGAGCGGCTCGTCCCCCAGCTCCGCGAGCTTGCGGCCGGACCAGTCTCCGTAGTGGCACTCCCCGATGCGTTCCTCGCTGTGCGCCGGGAGGCCGGGCCGGGCGTCGAGCAGCGGCTGAATCGTTTCCTGGCAGCGCTGGAGGGGGCTGGCGACGACCTCGGAGATGGGCACTCCTTCGAGCCGTCCGGGGAGCGCGGCGGCCTGTGCGGTGCCGCGCTCGTCGAGGGCCACCCCGGGCGTCCACCCGGCGAGCAGCCCCTCGGTGTTCGCGGTGGATCGTCCGTGCCTGACAAGGATCAACGTGGGCATGCGGCCCAGGGTAGGCGTACGCCGGACCGCGGCGTCCTTGGAGCGACGGGAGAACACACTCCGTGATCGTTGACTGTGCCATCTACCGGGAGGGGCATCGTTCGGAGGGGCCCGAGGACCTGTCCGACGCGCTGGATGAGGCGCGATCGGCGGGCGGGTTCGTCTGGATCGGGCTGCACGAGCCGACGGAGAAGGAAGGAGTTCGACCTGGTCACCCGGGAGTTCGGACTGCACCCACTGGCGGTGGAGGACGCTCTCAAGGCACATCAGCGGCCCAAGCTGGAGGTGTACGACGACTCGCTGTTCGTGGTCCTCAAGCCGGTGGTGTACGAGCCGGAGAGCGACACCGTCTCCACCGGCGAGGTCATGCTCTTCCTCGGCGATGCCTTCGTGGTGACGGTCCGTCATGGCGTGGGCTCACCGCTGAAGGCCGTACGGGAGCGTCTCGAGAAGGAGCCGCAGCTGCTCGGCAAGGGGCCCACCTCGGTGTTGTACGCGGTCGCCGACGCCGTCGTGGACCACTACCTGGAGGTGGCGACGGAGCTGGCGACCGACCTGGAGGAGCTGGAGGCGGAGGTGTTCTCGCCGGACGGCGGCGGCTCGCGGCACACCGCGTCCCGGATCTACACCTTCAAGCGGCAGATCCTGGAGTTCCGCCGCGCCACCGTCCCGCTCTCGATGCCGCTGACCCGGCTCGCGGGCGTGGGGGCCTACGGCGGGACGGTGCCGTTCGTGAACGACAGGGCGCGGCCCTTCTTCCGGGACGTCAACGACCACCTCGCGCGCGTGAACGAGTCGGTGGAGGGCCTGGACCGGCTGGTCTCGGACGTCCTGTCGGCGCATCTCGCGCAGATGAGCGTCCGGCAGAACGACGACATGCGGAAGATCTCCGCATGGGCGGCCATGGCGGCGGTCCCCACGATGATCGCCGGGATCTACGGCATGAACTTCGACCACATGCCGGAGCTGCACTGGGTGTGGGCGTATCCGGCGGTGATCGCGCTGATGGGCGTTCTGGAAGTGCTGCTGTACCGGCTGTTCAAGCGCCGGGGCTGGCTGTAGGGGGTTGGGAACTGCTGGGGTTCGACTGAGTACGAGTGTGTTCTGGCGTGCGTGGGTGAGCGTGGAGGGCCCCGGCGGACGTTTGAGGGGCAGTGCCCCGGGAGGGGAATCAGGGTTCGCCTGTCGAATGTGTGACCTTTCCGGCTGGGTGCTCGTTGGGTGCGGTGAGCGGGTTTTCGAGGGGCTGTATGGGGGGTGTAGGGGTGGGCGGGTTGCGGGAGCTTGTGGCGTCGTTTGTCGTGCCCGGACCTGCGGGGGTGGCGGTCCGTACCCGGCTCAGGGAGCTGACGCCCGCCGATGGGAAGGTCCTCGCGCTGGTCGGCGCACACCTCGGCTCCCTCGCCTCCCGGGACCTGAAGGTGCGGTGCGGGCAGGGCCTGGAGCACTCCGCGGACACCTGGGCGGCCCGTAAGCGGGCTTTGACGGCGGTGTCGTCGTCCCGGTGGGCGGGTTCGCTCACCAAGGCCACGCATGATCAGTGGGCCCTGGCCCGGCGCGGCCAGCTCGCCCACATCCAGACTCTCGAGGCGGGCATCCGCACGATCGCGCACCGGTTGTCGCTGCCGGTCGGCGCGAAGGGCTCGAAGAACACGCCGGGCGGCTACCGCAGCAGGCGGGAGTGGCACGCCAAGTCCCGCCGCCGGCATGTGCTGGAGGACCGGCTGGAGCGCGCACGGGCCGACTGGGAAGCCGGGACCGTGCACGTCGTACGCGGCGGCAAGCACCTGGCCCGCACCCGTCACCAGTTGCCCGCCGCGCAGCTGACCGAGGCTCAGTGGCGGCGGCTTTGGGAGGCGGAGCGCTGGTTTGTGCAGGCGGACGGCGAGTCCGGCAAGCGGTACGGCAACGAGACGATCCGTATCAGCCCGGACGGTGAGGTCAGCATCAAGCTCCCGGCCCCGCTCGCAGGGTTGGCCAATGTCCCGCACGGCCGGTATGTCCTCGCGGCGAACGTGCGGTTCCCGCACCGGGGGCAGGAGTGGGCGGACCGGGTGGCGGCGAACCGGGCGGTCGCCTACCGCATCCACCTGGATGTGGAACGGGACCGCTGGTATGTGACCGCCGCCTGGCAGATCCCGGTCTCCCCGACCGTGCCGCCGGCCGCCGCGCTCGCGCACGGTGTGATCGGCGTCGACATGAACGCCGACCACCTGGCCGCCTGGCGCCTCGACACCCACGGCAACCCGACCGGCAGCCCCCGCCGGTTCTTCTACGACCTCACGGGCACCGCCGATCACCGTGACGCCCAGGTCCGCCACGCCCTCACCCGGCTCCTGCACTGGGTCCGCACCTGCGGCGTGAAGGCCATCGCCGTCGAAGACCTGGACTTCACCGCGGAGAAGACCCGTGAGAAACACGGACGTAAGCGCCGCTTCCGGCAGTTGATCTCCGGCATGCCCACCGGCAGACTCCGCGCCCGGCTGACCTCCATGGCCGACCAGACCGGCATCGCCATCATCGCCGTGGACCCGGCCTACACCAGCCGCTGGGGCGCCCAGCACTGGCAGAAACCTCTCACCCACGACAACAGGAAGATCACTCGCCACGACGCTGCCGCCGTGGCGATCGGACGGCGCGCCCAAGGGCACCCGATCCGGCGACGGACGACACCGCCCCGTGCACACCAGAGCGATGTGCACGGGCATCGGACCGTCCAGGCCGACCGGCATGCCCCTGGACGTGAGGGACCCCGCCCTCCCCTTCCCGGACCACGGACACGATGCGTGCCGCCGGACCGCGGAGCGAAAGCGGGCGACCAGAACGCCCAACACCGTTCGGAGCGTTCGGCTGAGCATGAATCCTGGCAACAGGACTCCTTCCCGCTCAGTATCTAGGAACGGTTCTCAGGCGAACTCGGGGGCCGAGGTGGCGGGACCGCCCATGGCGTCTCGGCGCTCCGGTGGCTTCAGCGAGACCATACGGCGCCAGCCCGCGGCGCGTTCGTAGGCGTACAGGCCGTGGATGCCCGCGGCGAGGACGGCGGACTTCGCCCGGGACCAGCCGAGGATGCTTCCCATGTGGGCCATCACCGCGAGGCTGACGTCCCGGTAGACGCGGATCTCGGCCAGGGCGCACTCCCTGAGCGTGTGCCGGATGGCGCGGCCGTGGCCGGCGTAGGCGAAGCGCAGCAGTTCCTCGTGGCAGTACGCGAGGTGGTTGTCCTCGTCGCCCGAGATCATCTTCACCGCCCGGCCGAGCTCGGGGTGGTCGGCGAAGTGCTTGCGCAGCAGCTCCATCTGCTCGGAGGCCCGCTGTTCGGTGACCCTGCTGTGGGCGAGGTAGGTGACGATGTCCCGCACGGTCAGCGGCTCGTCGCTCTTGAGCTTCTCGTGGGCGAGGCCGATGCCGTGCTTCTCCAGGAGCATCGTGTAGTCCGTCTCGGGCGGGACGGGCACGGGTTCGAGACCGCGTTTCCTCATCAGGGCGTTGAAGATCCGCCCGTGCTTGTCCTCGTCGGCGCCGTGCCGGGTGATCTTGGGGGCGAGTTCGCGCTCGCTCGGCGGTACCAGCGCCGCGATGCGGGCGTTCTCCCAGCCGCCCTGCGACTCCCCGCTGGCCGCGATGGAGCAGAACAGCCGGAAGGACTCGTCGTTGTCGAGGATCTCCTGGAACAGATTCTTGGCCGAAAGCATCGTGGGGCACCTCTCTGCCGGACTCGCCGCACGCCGTAAAGAAAGAGTCAAATGCGGCGCGAGGGGTGCTGCAACAGCTAGGGCGGCCAGCTCCGCCGAACGGATGACCTCCGGGGCCACGACGGGGGCGTAACCGCAAAGAGCACGTGCGCGTTGAAGCACATGACGGCCGTGGCGGGGAAGACCCCCGAGCCCCCACCACGGCCGCGGAAACCTCCGGTGGCCGACCGTGTGTCCGTGCGCAGGCGCCGTTACGCGAGCCCGGCCCGCTCCAGGGCCTCGGTGCCGGCCCTGAGCGAGGCGAGCCGCTCGTCGAGGGTGAAGCCTGCGGGGGCCAAGGTGAGGGTGGTGACGCCGGCCGCCGCGTACTCCCTCATCCGGTCCGCGATGCGGTCCACGGAGCCGAGCAGTGTCGTCTTGTCGATCAGATCGTGCGGAATGGCGGCAGCGGCGCCGTCCTTGTCGCCGCCCAGGTACTTGTCCTGGATCTCGGCGGCCGCCGCCTCGAAGCCCATGCGCTGGGCGAGCTGGTTGTAGAAGTTCTGCTTGCGGCTGCCCATGCCGCCCACGTACAGCGCGGTGTAGGGGCGGAAGGTGTCGGCGAGCGTGGTCACGTCCTTGTCCTCGCCGAGGGCGAGCGGGAGGGTCGGGGCGATGTCGAACCCGTCGAGGGTCTTGCCCGCCTTCTCGCGCCCGGCACGCAGATGCCGGATCGCGGTGTCCTCCAGGTGCTCGGCGGAGGGGAAGATCAGCAGGGCCC
This portion of the Streptomyces canus genome encodes:
- a CDS encoding nucleoside phosphorylase, with protein sequence MTHDHGHARAQDLLPVTRIPRTGLPAHAVVVGDPARAAVVAALLDGAEEVSYHREYRVFSGSWKGVPVAVASHGVGGPGAILLFQELADAGVGTILRFGTAGAMKPGIGDGDLVIAEAAVRDDGVTQQLLPPEYPAVSAPEAVLALQRAARETGAPHHRGIVWTRAAFQPGLLPLFSYDGAGLAAIEMELSALLVTASLRGLVAGGVLVIDGANADELVDEEGTSVYDPHRDVVAAGVERGAVVSLEALRLLAEGDTR
- a CDS encoding amidohydrolase — its product is MNIDLLVHGGAVLTVDEDGGVVHNGAVGVHEGEIVAVGPAEELCTRFTADESIDSSGCLVLPGLVNTHTHLAMTLLRGRADDVTLQEFLERVLPAEAELLAPKNVAAAVRLAIAESVRAGVTSALDMYWFHEAAERAAREAGWRLHSGPTFMDVPEPPDGLAYEQRHAWARRDLEARGSAHAGRRPVVFAHSTYTLSPDQLTEVAALAREFGALLHIHAAENATEVATVEERYGKRPVELLASLGLLGPDLLLAHAVDLTGPEIAALARTGTSVAHCPVSNLKLGCGIAPVPRLLSAGVTVGLGTDGAVSSNSLDVLGAVRQAALVHKADGDPTAVGAEQAVRMATIEGARALGLGEHLGSLEAGKRADLIVLDLNAPHLRPLHDPWSTLAYAAHSADVRDTVVDGRVLMRDRELRTLDERAVIADLEALVRADLIMS
- a CDS encoding FadR/GntR family transcriptional regulator, encoding MAVTDEAIEKIKGMIVSGALRPGDRLPKESELASELGLSRNSLREAVRALSLIRILDVRQGDGTYVTSLDPQLLLEAMSFVVDFHRDDTVLEFLAVRRILEPAATAMAASRISEQQLDALSAQLDRLGDSPSVEELVASDLDFHRGIVQSSGNSVLCSLLDGLSGPTTRARIWRGLTQEDAVSRTLHEHRAILAALRDRDGEAARSWATVHIASVEQWLRSTL
- a CDS encoding PAC2 family protein: MIELEGVPELIDPVMVAAFEGWNDAGDAASTAVAHLDKEWKGEVFAALDAEDYYDFQVNRPTVWLDGGVRKITWPTTRLSVVRVGGDKPRDLVLVRGIEPSMRWRSFCNELLGFAHELGVELVVILGALLGDTPHTRPVPISGTTSDADLAQRMDLEETKYEGPTGIVGILQEACTHAGVPAVSLWAAVPHYVSQPPNPKATLALLNRLEDLIDVRIPLGELAEDARAWQVGVDQLAAEDTEVAEYVQTLEEARDTAELPEASGEAIAREFERYLRRRDGGQPGQPGGHATADGSDSAAYLRDSPSGRAKPPRPPKPETEAATEPETDDEDSSSED
- a CDS encoding SMP-30/gluconolactonase/LRE family protein, which encodes MALADRSFARRTLLTTTAALTGAALLGGTAHAAETRHAAWPAQFPLPDGFQPEGITIGSQPYAYFGSLANGAIYRASLATGRGKIVAKGAGRPTVGLKINRHGRLFLAGGDSGEIRTVDARSGETEQVYATGGNFVNDVILTPGAAWFTDSFKPVLYKLARGAVTTVPLTGDWQQGPDFTANGIERTPDGRALLVVNAYANGGSLMRVDPRTGAARAVDLGAAKLPNGDGLLLLGRILYAVQQQQNAIDVFRLNDAGTRGTAITRITDPRFRIPTTVAAWGSRLYLPNARFDVEPTPTTEYDAVAVRQS
- the mshC gene encoding cysteine--1-D-myo-inosityl 2-amino-2-deoxy-alpha-D-glucopyranoside ligase, producing MHAWPASEVPALPGQGRDLRIHDTATGGLVSLDPGPVARLYVCGITPYDATHMGHAATYNAFDLVQRVWLDTKRQVHYVQNVTDIDDPLLERAERDSLDWAALAEKETALFREDMTALRMLPPQHYIGAVEAIPGIVPLVERLRDAGAAYELEGDVYFSVESDPNFGRVSNLDAAAMRLLSAERGGDPDRPGKKNPLDPMLWMAAREGQPSWDGASLGRGRPGWHIECVAIALDHLGMTFDVQGGGSDLAFPHHEMGASHAQVLTGEFPMAKAYVHAGMVALDGEKMSKSKGNLVFVSQLRREGVDPAAIRLALLAHHYRADWEWTDQVLQDAVDRLGRWRAAVSRPDGPPAETLVEEIRAALANDLDAPTALAAVDRWAAAQEERGGADMGAPGVVTRAVDALLGVAL
- a CDS encoding DUF3090 domain-containing protein, whose product is MSRQVFLYDPPDRFVAGTVGLPGRRTFFLQATAGPRVTSVALEKTQVAALAERMEELLDEVVRRSGGSAPVPAVSPTEVADTAPLDTPIEEEFRVGTMALAWDGEEQRMIVEAQALVELEAESEEDLAEAEEKLLQDEENGPPMLRVRLTGAQARAFAKRALDVVNAGRPPCPLCSLPLDPEGHVCPRQNGYRRGA
- a CDS encoding histidine phosphatase family protein; this translates as MPTLILVRHGRSTANTEGLLAGWTPGVALDERGTAQAAALPGRLEGVPISEVVASPLQRCQETIQPLLDARPGLPAHSEERIGECHYGDWSGRKLAELGDEPLMEVVQAHPSAAAFPGGESMRAMQTRAAEAVREWNARVERDHGADAVYLMCSHGDIIKSLVADALGLHLDLFQRISVEPCSITVIRYTRLRPFLVRLGDTGDFASLVPREEAAGGDAPVGGGAGAP